A single Brachionichthys hirsutus isolate HB-005 chromosome 17, CSIRO-AGI_Bhir_v1, whole genome shotgun sequence DNA region contains:
- the LOC137906470 gene encoding pre-B-cell leukemia transcription factor 1-like — MENQARMMLGHSGFSQEVAGDPDSTREHHTFGQPLQNIGDVLQQIMAITHESLDEAQARKHALNCHRMKPALFSVLCDIKERSALSIQGLQEEDNPDPQIMRLDNMLLAEGIAGPERGGGAPAAAAAAVAVAVGGSPNDGNSLQKTEYMEKLTHVRQMYHTELDKYEQACNEFTDHVMNLLREQSRTRPVLPKEIKRMVGIIHRKFSTIQIQLKQSTCEAVMILRSRFLDARRKRRNFSKHAADILNEYFYTHLANPYPSEEAKEELAKKCSITVSQVCNWFGNKRIRYKKNVAKLQDEAHIYTRMPSSSVSSEASQANSPTVPHSAGYPALRHTPDGR; from the exons ATGGAGAACCAGGCCCGCATGATGTTGGGCCACTCCGGGTTTTCTCAGGAGGTTGCGGGCGACCCTGACAGCACAAGGGAGCATCACACGTTCGGCCAGCCGCTGCAGAACATCGGCGACGTCCTCCAGCAGATCATGGCTATCACACACGAGAGCCTGGACGAGGCCCAGGCCAG GAAACATGCTTTAAACTGCCACAGAATGAAGCCGGCACTCTTCAGTGTCCTGTGTGATATCAAGGAACGGTCAG CACTGAGTATCCAAGGCCTCCAAGAGGAGGATAATCCTGACCCCCAGATCATGAGACTGGACAACATGCTGCTGGCAGAAGGAATTGCCGGTCCGGAGAGGGGCGGAGGcgctccggcggcggcggcggcggcagtcGCTGTGGCAGTGGGGGGGTCGCCTAATGACGGGAACAGCTTACAAAAAACAGAGTACATGGAGAAGCTCACGCACGTACGACAGATGTACCACACTGAGCTGGACAAATATGAACAG GCATGCAATGAATTCACCGACCATGTGATGAACCTGCTGAGGGAGCAGTCCCGCACACGGCCCGTGTTGCCCAAAGAGATTAAACGAATGGTGGGAATCATCCACCGAAAATTCAGCACCATTCAGATCCAGCTGAAGCAAAGTACGTGCGAAGCAGTCATGATCCTGCGCTCCAGGTTCCTCGATGCCAG GCGGAAACGGAGAAACTTCAGCAAACATGCGGCTGATATTTTGAACGAGTATTTTTACACCCACTTGGCGAACCCCTACCCCAGCGAGGAGGCCAAGGAGGAGCTGGCAAAGAAGTGTTCCATCACCGTATCTCAG GTTTGTAACTGGTTTGGAAACAAGAGAATTCGGTATAAGAAGAATGTCGCAAAGCTCCAAGATGAAGCGCACATATATACTAGGATGCCATCTTCAAGCGTGTCTTCAGAGGCAAGCCAGGCCAACTCTCCAACCGTACCACattcag